A genome region from Myxococcales bacterium includes the following:
- a CDS encoding cysteine hydrolase, producing the protein MKNVSLKKAALIAIDMQRYFLEPGERACIEGAKKIIPNIASLMNEFHIRSKPIIFTRHGYEMNEDTGMMGKWWEEKLPMLEDDESHLIEEMNPAPADLIIIKKSYSAFHGTELDTILKKNDTEALVICGVMTNLCVETTARHAFMLGYQPIVVSDACAAKNMQHHEAALLNLSYGFSPTPTTGELLKWF; encoded by the coding sequence ATGAAAAATGTAAGTCTTAAAAAGGCCGCCCTAATCGCAATAGACATGCAGCGCTATTTTCTCGAACCGGGGGAACGAGCATGCATAGAGGGGGCAAAAAAAATCATTCCCAATATCGCGTCTCTTATGAATGAGTTTCATATCCGATCAAAACCCATCATCTTCACCAGACATGGTTATGAGATGAATGAGGATACAGGAATGATGGGAAAATGGTGGGAGGAAAAGCTCCCCATGTTGGAAGACGATGAATCGCATCTAATTGAAGAAATGAATCCCGCCCCTGCCGACCTCATCATCATAAAGAAGAGCTACAGCGCCTTTCACGGTACTGAGCTAGATACAATTCTCAAGAAAAACGACACCGAGGCCCTCGTCATCTGCGGCGTCATGACAAACCTTTGCGTTGAGACTACAGCGAGACACGCCTTCATGCTTGGCTATCAGCCGATCGTGGTTTCCGATGCATGCGCCGCGAAGAATATGCAGCACCATGAAGCGGCCCTTTTGAACTTGAGTTATGGATTCTCACCGACCCCTACTACCGGAGAGCTCCTGAAATGGTTCTAA
- a CDS encoding four helix bundle protein, with protein sequence MFGHQRLYCYNLCLGVAKRMPELIDSWPSGSGYLVDQLKRALSSVILNIAEGNGRRSIKERRRFFDIAIGSATEVSSIFDVAIAYGYISKPIYEELQSALLQAVRMLYKLK encoded by the coding sequence ATGTTCGGACATCAGCGGCTTTACTGCTACAATCTTTGCCTTGGGGTGGCAAAAAGGATGCCAGAGCTAATCGACTCTTGGCCCTCGGGATCGGGCTATCTAGTGGATCAGCTTAAAAGGGCACTTTCGAGCGTTATACTAAATATCGCGGAGGGGAACGGCAGGAGGTCGATCAAGGAGAGAAGGAGGTTTTTCGATATCGCGATAGGATCTGCTACCGAAGTATCCTCTATCTTCGATGTCGCTATCGCTTATGGATATATCAGCAAGCCTATCTACGAGGAGCTTCAATCGGCGCTGCTTCAGGCGGTGAGGATGCTCTACAAACTGAAGTGA
- a CDS encoding NAD(P)/FAD-dependent oxidoreductase has product MVLNYGLAIVGGGPAGIAAAIHASRLGLTTALVEKNELGGQANIAPWIENYPGFPDGIRGRDLISNFKDQLARWKVKVISAEAVSLNLDENVFVLKTSAGNILALNIIVATGMSPKTIGIKNEIPYADPAKTPHDGKDVLIAGGGDCAFDLAAEFALNAKSVTISMRGEKISAIHRVAERAKKRGVRIIKNSDPTKIPYDILISCIGKNSEVPFVQNIIKNFAGLTISPGEAKAPKGLFFAGDICRGRLRHIAIAAGDGIAAAQSAYERLKKDENNK; this is encoded by the coding sequence ATGGTTCTAAATTACGGACTTGCAATAGTCGGAGGGGGGCCAGCTGGGATTGCCGCAGCGATACACGCTTCAAGACTGGGGCTTACAACTGCACTAGTCGAAAAAAACGAACTCGGCGGTCAGGCAAACATCGCCCCCTGGATAGAGAATTATCCGGGATTCCCGGATGGGATACGGGGTAGAGATCTAATTTCCAACTTCAAGGATCAACTCGCAAGATGGAAGGTGAAAGTAATTTCAGCCGAGGCGGTATCACTTAACTTGGACGAAAATGTCTTCGTATTAAAAACGAGCGCCGGGAATATTCTAGCTCTAAATATCATAGTAGCCACCGGCATGTCCCCGAAAACGATCGGGATAAAAAATGAAATCCCCTATGCCGATCCGGCGAAGACCCCTCACGACGGCAAAGATGTTCTCATCGCGGGAGGTGGAGACTGCGCCTTCGACCTCGCTGCAGAGTTCGCACTCAACGCGAAAAGCGTCACTATCTCCATGCGCGGCGAAAAAATATCGGCGATCCACAGGGTGGCAGAACGAGCAAAAAAGCGCGGCGTGCGGATAATAAAGAATTCCGATCCAACGAAAATACCGTACGACATCCTCATAAGCTGCATAGGTAAAAACTCTGAGGTCCCCTTCGTTCAAAATATCATCAAAAATTTCGCAGGCCTTACAATATCGCCCGGAGAGGCAAAGGCCCCAAAAGGGCTTTTCTTCGCCGGGGATATCTGCCGGGGCAGGCTGAGGCACATCGCAATCGCAGCAGGGGATGGGATAGCTGCGGCACAGTCCGCATATGAAAGGCTTAAAAAAGATGAAAATAATAAGTGA